From the genome of Scytonema hofmannii PCC 7110, one region includes:
- the trxA gene encoding thioredoxin, with the protein MSAAAQVTDSTFKQEVLDSEVPVLVDFWAPWCGPCRMVAPVVDEIASQYGDLLKVVKVNTDENPNVASQYGIRSIPTLMIFKGGQKVDMVVGAVPKTTLANTLEKYL; encoded by the coding sequence ATGTCAGCAGCCGCACAAGTTACAGACTCTACCTTCAAACAGGAAGTCCTAGATAGCGAGGTTCCTGTTCTAGTTGACTTTTGGGCACCTTGGTGCGGACCCTGTCGCATGGTTGCCCCTGTTGTAGATGAGATCGCCAGCCAATACGGGGATCTATTGAAGGTAGTCAAAGTGAATACCGATGAAAATCCTAATGTTGCCAGTCAATACGGCATCCGCAGCATTCCCACCCTTATGATTTTTAAGGGTGGGCAGAAAGTTGATATGGTCGTCGGTGCTGTTCCTAAAACTACATTGGCTAACACTTTGGAGAAATATCTTTAA
- a CDS encoding DUF2997 domain-containing protein: METLEFIIYPDGRVQEKVTGIVGASCGEITKAIEAQLGQVLSQEPTSEHFATKVQEINVANTQSAFSDW; encoded by the coding sequence ATGGAAACATTAGAATTCATAATTTATCCAGACGGTCGGGTACAAGAAAAAGTCACTGGCATAGTTGGTGCTTCCTGTGGGGAAATCACAAAAGCCATAGAGGCTCAGCTGGGACAGGTACTAAGTCAGGAGCCGACTTCGGAACACTTTGCTACTAAGGTACAGGAAATTAATGTAGCAAATACACAAAGCGCTTTCAGCGATTGGTAA
- a CDS encoding endonuclease MutS2 has translation MIQSETLELLEWSRLCQHLSTFAATKLGVIAARQTIIPESQAQSEQLLAQTKEVYELESRLNAGLSFDGIQDIGDSLERAELQGILAGDELLAVATTLAGARNLRRVIDNHPDLLILNELVADLRTYPELEQEIHRCIDERGQVADRASQKLDEIRTSLRQLRGQIIQKLQNIIQAKSSAVQEQVITQRSDRFVIPVKAPQKDAIPGIVHDTSSSGATLYVEPNSVVPMGNQLRQLLRREQVEEESVRSILTQQVAEVKPDLEKLLAIATTLDLAVAKSRYSFWLKANPPRFINFQEKDSITLRQLHHPLLVWQHQHEQGYAVIPVDLLIQPEIRVVTITGPNTGGKTVTLKTLGLAALMAKVGLFIPAREPVEIPWFQQILADIGDEQSLQQNLSTFSGHIRRISRVLEALDTNSLVLLDEVGAGTDPAEGSALAIALLQYLADNALLTIATTHFGELKALKYQDDRFENASVEFDESTLSPTYRLLWGIPGRSNALAIAQRLGLKQEVVEQAKTQLGGATDEVNQVIAGLEAQRRRQETKAAQAQDLLQQAERLYKEVSDKARNLEEREQALRASQEVAVKETIAQARGEIAQVIRRLQQGKPTAQDAQQATNALNEITEKYASAPPSKPKVGFIPKVGDRIRIPKLGQTAEVLTAPDDDSELTVRFGMMKMTVKLEDVESLDGQKAEPVAKPKPAPAPTPTPQPAPAIRTSKNTVDIRGRRVPDAEIILDKAISEANGPIWIIHGHGTGKLRQGVHAFLQQHRRVSRYEAAEQTDGGTGVTVAYVQ, from the coding sequence TTGATCCAGTCTGAAACGTTAGAACTACTCGAATGGTCTCGCCTCTGCCAGCATTTGTCTACCTTCGCAGCGACAAAGTTGGGAGTTATTGCCGCACGTCAAACTATAATTCCTGAGTCTCAAGCCCAAAGCGAGCAGTTACTAGCTCAAACGAAGGAAGTCTATGAACTGGAAAGCCGTCTGAATGCTGGACTCTCATTTGATGGAATTCAAGATATTGGCGATTCTCTAGAACGTGCTGAACTGCAAGGAATTTTGGCAGGGGACGAATTATTAGCTGTTGCCACGACTTTAGCTGGTGCTAGAAATCTACGCCGTGTTATCGACAATCATCCAGATTTGTTGATACTTAATGAACTGGTAGCCGATTTACGAACTTACCCAGAATTAGAGCAAGAAATTCACAGATGTATTGATGAAAGAGGACAAGTTGCTGACCGAGCTAGCCAAAAACTTGATGAAATTCGTACTTCTTTGCGGCAATTACGCGGTCAGATTATTCAAAAATTGCAAAATATTATACAAGCAAAATCTAGTGCCGTTCAAGAACAGGTTATTACACAAAGGAGCGATCGCTTTGTTATCCCTGTAAAAGCACCTCAGAAAGATGCCATACCGGGAATTGTTCACGATACCTCAAGCAGTGGCGCAACATTGTACGTAGAACCAAATTCCGTAGTGCCAATGGGCAACCAACTGCGGCAATTATTGAGGAGAGAACAAGTAGAAGAAGAATCTGTTCGCAGTATTTTAACTCAACAGGTAGCAGAAGTCAAACCAGACTTGGAAAAACTTTTGGCAATTGCAACCACCTTAGACCTCGCTGTTGCCAAATCGCGCTATAGTTTCTGGCTAAAAGCAAATCCTCCCCGGTTTATCAATTTCCAAGAAAAAGACAGCATTACTTTGCGGCAGTTACACCATCCACTTCTGGTGTGGCAGCATCAACACGAACAGGGGTATGCTGTCATTCCCGTTGATTTGTTAATTCAGCCGGAAATTCGGGTAGTGACTATCACAGGACCAAACACTGGAGGTAAAACAGTCACCCTGAAAACCCTGGGTTTAGCAGCATTGATGGCAAAAGTCGGTTTGTTTATACCAGCTCGCGAACCAGTAGAAATACCTTGGTTTCAACAGATACTGGCAGATATTGGTGACGAACAGTCGCTGCAACAAAATTTGTCCACCTTTTCTGGGCATATCCGCCGCATTAGTCGGGTGTTGGAAGCATTGGATACCAATTCCCTAGTCTTACTAGACGAAGTCGGGGCGGGAACAGATCCAGCCGAAGGAAGTGCGTTAGCGATCGCATTGTTACAATATTTGGCAGACAATGCACTGCTGACTATTGCTACCACTCACTTTGGCGAACTGAAAGCTCTGAAATACCAAGACGATCGGTTTGAAAATGCTTCTGTAGAATTTGATGAAAGTACACTTTCACCAACCTACCGTCTTCTTTGGGGAATACCGGGACGCTCTAATGCTTTAGCGATCGCTCAACGCCTAGGATTAAAACAAGAAGTTGTGGAACAAGCAAAAACACAACTTGGAGGAGCGACTGACGAAGTTAACCAAGTCATTGCTGGTTTGGAAGCACAACGCCGCCGTCAGGAAACCAAAGCCGCCCAAGCGCAAGATTTGTTACAGCAAGCAGAACGTTTATACAAAGAAGTCTCTGACAAAGCGCGGAATCTAGAGGAAAGAGAACAGGCATTGCGTGCTTCACAAGAGGTAGCAGTCAAAGAGACAATTGCTCAAGCAAGAGGTGAAATTGCCCAAGTCATTCGCCGCTTGCAGCAAGGAAAGCCGACAGCGCAAGATGCCCAGCAAGCAACAAATGCGTTGAATGAAATTACTGAGAAATACGCAAGCGCACCACCATCAAAACCCAAAGTAGGATTTATTCCTAAAGTAGGCGATCGCATCCGCATACCCAAATTGGGGCAAACAGCAGAAGTATTAACTGCCCCCGATGACGATTCGGAGTTAACTGTCCGCTTTGGGATGATGAAGATGACGGTGAAATTGGAAGACGTGGAATCGCTGGATGGGCAAAAAGCCGAACCAGTCGCTAAACCGAAACCAGCACCAGCACCAACACCAACCCCGCAACCTGCCCCAGCCATTCGTACATCCAAAAATACAGTCGATATACGCGGACGCAGGGTGCCTGATGCGGAAATTATTTTAGATAAAGCCATTTCAGAAGCTAACGGACCGATCTGGATTATTCACGGACATGGGACTGGTAAGTTGCGACAAGGCGTTCATGCCTTTTTGCAACAGCACCGACGAGTCAGCCGTTATGAAGCCGCCGAACAAACTGATGGAGGCACTGGGGTGACAGTTGCTTATGTCCAGTGA
- a CDS encoding DUF4335 domain-containing protein: protein MPVSNPTIRRYTPPTCTLEVLAQSSPLSRWMGKSVLKQLRFELRFDDPQLPDERKVAIRGDREQLEALCVAVTNYVQEFLQMSPESFWANFSSTRDISQASDETLVPDFTSSSTATTTINPLNDRIPRGDIYIQPNSHLTHSLFLGSLANQISGGVVELSLLQLFDLATALDEYSTDVMALPDLNSRSRVSPIPVWAPVAAVLAIGVGLAPLTWQYANSLRQEQQTARKSDASSQTIALQDSPPSNLSSPLPTLSPSNNNLLAQPLPSFGANFPLPPSTSAPSAQTFPVLPPTPGASSSTQIPSISLAPPTSTFPTSTQASPNIAALPKGALPSSGTSLTVPSTKIPPFASFPQNTASFNKTPSQRITLQPNAKQSTLTSTSRGEVPALSPDFKNPPSIPNSELGSSSSIPAIPAPLPNIPSNLSSARGINSTTGVPPLNTTTPSDTDALVARLRQGRTKNNAPTEVAANSTNDTLFDTLQISEAREFLKQRWEPPNGLKQAIEYSLLVGVDGTIERIMPLGKAARDFVDRTGMPLIGEPFVSPNKSGQSVRIRAVFSPDGKVQTFPEKE from the coding sequence ATGCCTGTATCAAATCCTACAATCCGTCGGTATACACCGCCCACTTGCACTTTAGAAGTGTTGGCGCAAAGCTCGCCCTTGTCAAGGTGGATGGGTAAATCTGTCCTGAAGCAGCTGCGCTTCGAGCTTCGCTTTGACGATCCGCAACTTCCAGACGAAAGGAAAGTTGCCATTAGAGGCGATCGCGAACAACTTGAAGCATTGTGTGTCGCGGTCACAAACTACGTTCAAGAATTCTTACAGATGTCTCCTGAAAGCTTTTGGGCAAATTTCTCATCAACGAGAGATATCAGCCAAGCATCTGATGAAACACTAGTGCCAGATTTTACTAGTTCTTCAACGGCGACTACCACAATCAACCCTTTGAACGATCGAATACCAAGGGGAGATATATACATACAACCAAATAGCCATTTAACACACAGTTTGTTTCTTGGATCTCTAGCAAATCAAATATCTGGTGGAGTTGTTGAGTTAAGTTTACTACAATTGTTCGACTTGGCAACTGCCTTGGATGAGTACTCAACTGATGTCATGGCACTCCCAGACCTCAATTCTCGTTCTAGAGTATCCCCCATACCTGTTTGGGCTCCTGTTGCTGCAGTCTTAGCGATCGGTGTAGGTTTAGCACCCCTAACATGGCAGTATGCAAATAGTCTCCGACAAGAGCAGCAGACGGCTAGAAAATCCGATGCGTCATCACAAACAATTGCTTTACAAGATTCTCCGCCCTCAAATTTGTCATCGCCTCTACCGACACTTAGCCCTTCAAACAATAATTTGTTAGCGCAGCCACTACCAAGCTTTGGCGCTAACTTTCCATTACCTCCATCTACCTCTGCTCCATCAGCCCAAACGTTCCCAGTCTTACCACCCACCCCAGGAGCATCTTCCTCTACTCAGATCCCTTCCATATCACTGGCACCCCCCACATCTACCTTCCCAACTTCTACTCAAGCTTCTCCTAACATTGCGGCTTTGCCCAAGGGCGCTTTACCATCTTCAGGGACATCACTCACTGTACCGAGTACAAAAATTCCCCCTTTTGCCTCCTTTCCACAAAACACTGCATCTTTTAATAAAACCCCCAGCCAAAGAATTACTCTTCAACCAAACGCGAAACAAAGCACCTTAACATCAACCTCTAGGGGTGAAGTTCCTGCTTTGTCACCCGATTTTAAGAATCCACCGAGCATACCCAATTCAGAACTTGGATCTTCTTCGAGTATCCCAGCAATTCCCGCACCTCTGCCCAACATACCTTCTAACTTATCCAGTGCTAGAGGGATAAACTCTACCACAGGGGTTCCGCCACTCAATACCACGACTCCCAGTGATACTGACGCACTCGTTGCTAGATTGCGTCAAGGTCGCACAAAGAACAATGCACCTACAGAGGTAGCAGCTAATAGTACAAACGACACGTTGTTTGATACATTACAGATCTCAGAAGCTAGAGAATTTTTGAAACAGCGATGGGAACCACCTAATGGTTTGAAGCAAGCAATAGAGTACAGTTTACTGGTGGGTGTAGATGGTACTATAGAAAGAATCATGCCTTTAGGAAAGGCAGCAAGGGATTTTGTTGACCGTACTGGAATGCCTCTAATTGGTGAACCTTTTGTCTCTCCCAATAAGAGCGGACAATCTGTTAGAATTCGGGCAGTTTTTAGTCCTGATGGCAAGGTACAAACTTTTCCTGAAAAAGAGTAA
- a CDS encoding LOG family protein, which yields MTSSESLDTLNSLQADLAELFEHLPTSKNRQYVMQALSTIVHLAKSEIDRLDWKILSAALADMERGFELFYAYRHVRKVTIFGSARLSSESPEYRMAYDFARRVSELGFMVMTGGGGGIMQAGNEGAGRENSFGLNIQLPFEQTANPVIEGDPKLIHFKYFFTRKLFLLKESDAVALFPGGFGTQDEAFECMTLSQTGKFGPVPVVLIDFPGGDYWRSWSEYINEQLVKKGLVSPDDPSLYTVTDDLDVACNAITGFFQVYHSSRYVGDRLVIRLKSELSDAEVEQLNAKFSDILVKERIEKSQALPQEAQDETFNLPRLVLYFNQRDLGRMYQLIATINQMGTPSQEEKAHPERK from the coding sequence ATGACGTCATCTGAGTCGTTAGATACATTAAATTCTCTCCAAGCGGATCTCGCTGAATTATTTGAACACTTACCGACATCAAAAAATCGGCAGTATGTTATGCAAGCACTATCTACCATAGTGCATTTGGCAAAGAGTGAAATCGATCGCCTCGATTGGAAAATATTATCAGCTGCCTTAGCTGATATGGAACGTGGTTTTGAACTTTTTTATGCTTACCGACACGTTCGGAAAGTCACAATCTTTGGTTCGGCGCGTTTATCGTCAGAAAGCCCGGAATACCGCATGGCATATGATTTTGCTCGCCGTGTTTCTGAATTGGGATTCATGGTTATGACGGGTGGTGGTGGTGGAATCATGCAAGCCGGGAATGAAGGTGCAGGAAGAGAAAATTCTTTTGGTCTAAACATTCAACTACCGTTTGAGCAAACAGCAAACCCAGTTATTGAGGGAGATCCAAAACTCATTCACTTTAAGTATTTTTTCACTCGCAAGCTATTTCTGCTCAAAGAAAGCGATGCTGTTGCCCTCTTTCCTGGTGGTTTTGGCACCCAAGACGAAGCTTTTGAATGTATGACTTTGAGTCAGACAGGAAAGTTTGGTCCCGTACCAGTGGTTTTAATTGACTTTCCAGGGGGCGATTACTGGCGGTCTTGGAGCGAATACATCAACGAACAGCTGGTAAAAAAAGGTTTGGTTAGCCCTGACGATCCTAGTCTTTACACGGTAACAGACGATTTGGATGTCGCATGTAACGCAATTACTGGCTTTTTCCAAGTGTATCACTCCAGTCGTTATGTGGGCGATCGCTTAGTCATCCGTCTTAAGTCAGAATTATCTGATGCTGAGGTAGAACAACTCAATGCTAAGTTTAGCGACATTTTGGTTAAGGAACGGATAGAAAAAAGCCAAGCATTACCCCAAGAAGCACAGGATGAAACCTTTAACCTACCCCGCCTTGTTTTATACTTCAACCAAAGAGACTTAGGGCGAATGTATCAGCTTATTGCCACAATTAACCAAATGGGTACTCCCTCACAAGAAGAAAAAGCTCATCCAGAAAGGAAATAA
- a CDS encoding DUF3038 domain-containing protein: protein MLKVMHTAANSPTPNSQWEDLIKIGAPNSVHWDNIKTQLDLVLLALETLTGIGSEAMLQAAVQLDLESRVPDRVALWRLRQSNPLRKGQGGRKKLDVEEARALVLIICYLAKQHQELIRRAVGLLEQMAENNREPHQAALLGDYIDAFCNTYQDRMEENETISTDELTHLALKLLIDVLFYSSPGGHRRLWLALIDRSTKFEI from the coding sequence ATGCTGAAAGTTATGCACACTGCCGCCAATTCACCCACCCCAAATTCGCAGTGGGAGGATCTAATCAAGATTGGTGCCCCGAACTCCGTTCACTGGGATAATATCAAAACCCAGCTGGATTTGGTGCTGTTGGCGCTAGAAACTTTAACTGGCATTGGCTCAGAGGCAATGCTACAAGCGGCAGTTCAATTGGATTTAGAGTCAAGAGTGCCAGACCGAGTGGCGTTGTGGCGACTGAGACAGTCAAATCCACTACGTAAAGGTCAAGGAGGGCGAAAAAAACTAGATGTAGAAGAAGCTAGAGCACTTGTTCTCATTATTTGTTACTTAGCAAAACAGCACCAAGAATTGATCCGCCGTGCTGTTGGGCTGTTGGAACAAATGGCGGAAAACAATCGCGAACCACATCAGGCTGCTTTACTGGGAGATTACATTGATGCTTTCTGCAACACCTACCAAGATCGGATGGAGGAAAATGAAACAATCTCCACAGATGAACTAACCCACCTAGCTTTAAAACTTCTTATAGATGTACTTTTTTATAGTAGTCCCGGTGGGCATCGCCGTCTCTGGCTTGCACTTATAGACCGTTCCACAAAATTTGAGATTTAA
- a CDS encoding DUF1257 domain-containing protein, with the protein MSHFSQIKTQIRNFESLKDALSELGIDWKQGPREVRGYRGQKHNAEITIEQDNGYDIGFRWNGQEYELVADLQYWQQNLTVEGFLRQVTQRYAFHTVVKETARAGFQVAEQQKNEDGSIRLLVQRWSA; encoded by the coding sequence ATGTCACATTTCAGCCAAATTAAAACCCAAATCCGTAACTTTGAATCTTTAAAAGATGCTTTATCCGAGTTGGGAATAGACTGGAAACAAGGTCCACGTGAAGTACGTGGATATCGTGGTCAAAAGCACAACGCCGAAATTACCATTGAACAAGATAATGGTTATGACATCGGCTTTAGATGGAATGGTCAAGAATACGAACTAGTTGCTGATTTGCAGTACTGGCAACAAAACTTAACCGTGGAAGGGTTTCTACGCCAAGTCACACAGCGCTACGCATTCCATACAGTCGTTAAAGAAACGGCTCGTGCGGGATTTCAAGTTGCCGAACAGCAAAAGAATGAAGATGGTTCGATCCGCCTGCTCGTACAACGCTGGAGTGCTTAA
- a CDS encoding ferredoxin, translating to MSDFLSPEQGEENRSGLEPELGGFLRDNPERSGFEPELGGVLRQKGVYVDEITCIGCKHCAHVARNTFYIEEDYGRSRAIRQDGDPEDIIQEAIDTCPVDCIHWVDYTKLKKLEDERKYQVIPLIGYPVDQASSQQRRKKQKLKRKKSSY from the coding sequence ATGTCCGATTTTCTTTCACCGGAACAAGGGGAAGAGAATCGTTCTGGTTTAGAGCCAGAATTGGGAGGTTTTTTACGAGATAACCCAGAACGTTCCGGTTTTGAACCAGAATTAGGGGGTGTGCTGCGGCAAAAGGGGGTTTATGTTGACGAAATCACCTGTATCGGCTGCAAGCATTGTGCCCACGTTGCCCGTAATACATTTTACATAGAAGAAGATTACGGGCGTTCTCGTGCCATACGTCAAGATGGTGACCCAGAAGACATAATTCAGGAAGCGATCGATACTTGTCCGGTTGATTGCATTCACTGGGTTGATTACACAAAACTCAAAAAGCTAGAGGATGAGCGAAAATACCAAGTGATTCCTCTAATTGGCTATCCGGTAGATCAGGCTTCTTCGCAACAGCGACGCAAGAAGCAAAAGCTCAAACGAAAAAAATCTAGTTATTAA
- a CDS encoding GuaB3 family IMP dehydrogenase-related protein, translating to MDIQIGRGKVARRAYGIDEIALVPGRRTLDPSLADTSWSIGNLEREIPIIASAMDSVVDVRMAVLLSQLGALGVLNLEGIQTRYADPEPILDRIATVGKEEFVPLMQELYAEPIKPELVERRIKEIKEQGGIAAVSATPVGASKYGSIVAQAGADLFFVQATVVSTAHLSPDSIIPLDLAKFCQEMPIPVIVGNCVTYDVTLNLMKAGAAAVLVGIGPGAACTSRGVLGVGIPQATAVADCAAARDDYYQETGKYVPVIADGGLITGGDICKCIACGADGVMIGSPFARSAEAPGRGYHWGMATPSPVLPRGTRIKVGNTGSLEQILRGPAQLDDGTHNLLGALKTSMGTLGAKNIKEMQQVDVVIAPSLLTEGKVYQKAQQLGMGK from the coding sequence GTGGATATTCAAATTGGGCGAGGAAAGGTAGCTCGCAGAGCCTACGGTATAGATGAAATTGCACTTGTTCCCGGTAGGAGAACACTCGATCCAAGTTTGGCAGACACAAGTTGGAGCATTGGCAATCTTGAGCGAGAAATCCCAATTATTGCTAGTGCAATGGATAGCGTAGTAGACGTTCGCATGGCTGTGCTTTTGTCACAGTTAGGAGCATTAGGAGTCCTCAATTTGGAAGGTATCCAAACTCGCTACGCCGATCCAGAGCCAATTTTAGACCGCATTGCAACGGTTGGTAAAGAGGAATTTGTTCCTTTAATGCAAGAATTGTATGCCGAACCCATTAAACCGGAACTCGTAGAACGACGAATCAAGGAAATTAAAGAACAAGGCGGCATTGCAGCTGTGAGTGCTACACCAGTGGGGGCTAGCAAATACGGTTCTATTGTTGCCCAAGCTGGAGCAGATCTCTTTTTCGTGCAAGCAACAGTTGTTTCAACTGCACACCTGTCTCCTGATTCGATTATTCCACTAGACTTGGCTAAATTCTGTCAGGAAATGCCAATACCCGTGATTGTGGGGAACTGTGTCACTTACGATGTTACCCTGAATTTGATGAAAGCAGGAGCCGCCGCAGTACTAGTGGGAATTGGTCCTGGTGCTGCTTGTACTTCTCGCGGTGTTTTGGGTGTGGGTATTCCTCAAGCAACTGCAGTCGCAGACTGTGCGGCTGCCCGTGACGATTACTATCAGGAAACAGGCAAATATGTACCTGTCATTGCTGATGGTGGTTTAATCACTGGTGGCGACATCTGTAAATGTATTGCCTGTGGTGCAGATGGAGTTATGATTGGTTCTCCCTTTGCCAGATCTGCTGAAGCTCCAGGGCGGGGGTATCATTGGGGAATGGCGACACCCAGCCCAGTGCTACCTCGCGGTACGCGCATCAAAGTGGGTAATACTGGTAGTTTAGAACAGATTCTCCGAGGACCCGCACAATTAGATGATGGGACTCACAATCTTTTAGGAGCATTAAAGACTAGCATGGGTACATTAGGAGCCAAAAATATTAAAGAAATGCAGCAAGTAGATGTGGTCATTGCTCCTTCTCTGTTAACTGAAGGTAAAGTGTATCAGAAAGCCCAGCAACTGGGTATGGGTAAATAA